Proteins encoded by one window of Tunturibacter psychrotolerans:
- a CDS encoding VOC family protein, with translation MSTNDACSNDAAKNAGVARIDMKLEVVVIPVSDVDRAKEFYERIGWELNIDRSAGEDFRLVQFTPPGSCCSVHFGKGLTSAAPGSGKAFLIVADIEAARDQLVAAGVEVGEFFHDGPEGRGSGLHPERLSYRSRALFSDPDGNGWHMQEVSIRDPRRG, from the coding sequence ATGAGCACCAATGATGCCTGTAGTAACGACGCAGCAAAAAACGCAGGCGTCGCGAGAATTGACATGAAGCTCGAGGTCGTCGTCATCCCCGTTTCGGATGTCGACCGAGCGAAGGAATTTTACGAGAGGATCGGATGGGAGCTCAACATTGACCGCTCCGCCGGCGAAGATTTCCGCCTGGTCCAGTTCACGCCGCCGGGCTCCTGCTGCTCGGTCCATTTCGGCAAGGGCCTCACGTCGGCCGCTCCCGGTTCGGGCAAGGCATTCCTGATCGTTGCCGACATCGAGGCCGCCCGGGACCAGCTGGTCGCCGCCGGCGTCGAGGTCGGCGAGTTCTTCCACGACGGCCCAGAAGGCCGCGGCAGCGGCCTGCATCCCGAGCGTCTTTCCTACCGCTCTCGCGCCCTATTCAGTGATCCCGACGGCAACGGCTGGCACATGCAGGAGGTCTCGATCCGGGACCCCAGGCGCGGCTAA
- a CDS encoding carboxymuconolactone decarboxylase family protein, translating into MFDMKNLTRLKKLDENAHDTTKAFWAFNGELFKAGAIDVLHKQLITVALALTTQCP; encoded by the coding sequence ATGTTTGATATGAAGAATCTCACTCGGCTCAAGAAACTCGATGAGAATGCACACGACACAACGAAAGCCTTCTGGGCTTTTAATGGAGAGTTGTTCAAAGCCGGTGCCATCGATGTCCTGCACAAGCAGTTGATAACAGTGGCGCTCGCGCTGACAACGCAGTGTCCTTAG
- a CDS encoding M24 family metallopeptidase, which produces MPITITETTSGTKFDLAAIQHALRENKIDGWLFYDHHHRDPLAYSILGLDPNAHVTRRWFYFIPAHGEPKKLVHRIEASRLDTLPGAKSVYSSWQELESQLEGLLNGQKRIAMQYSPRNAIMYVSMVDAGTIELLRSLGKEIVTSADLVSHFEAVLTDDQLATHYVAQRHIDEILAAGWSEIGTRARSGGTDEHAMVEYLQEAMSRAGLIWEHGPNVSAGANSADSHYEPTLANSRPIRKGDFVLIDIWAKLANNPAAVWYDITWTGVVGREPTEREHLIFNTVRDARDASIKAVQNAFAANKPIAGWEADDASRNVIRAAGFAEWFTHRTGHNIGTVLHGNGAHLDNLETHDERLLLPDTCFSVEPGLYFPGEFGVRSEIDMIARKGKAEVTGRIQTELVRV; this is translated from the coding sequence ATGCCGATCACCATCACCGAGACCACGAGCGGTACCAAATTCGACCTCGCCGCCATCCAGCACGCCCTCCGCGAAAATAAAATCGACGGCTGGCTCTTCTACGATCACCACCACCGCGACCCTCTCGCCTACAGCATCCTCGGTCTCGACCCGAACGCACACGTCACCCGTCGCTGGTTTTACTTCATTCCCGCTCATGGCGAACCAAAGAAACTTGTTCACCGGATCGAAGCTAGTCGTCTTGACACCCTGCCCGGCGCGAAGTCCGTCTACTCGTCCTGGCAGGAGCTTGAATCGCAGCTCGAAGGACTTCTCAACGGTCAGAAGAGAATTGCGATGCAGTACTCTCCGCGCAACGCCATCATGTACGTTTCGATGGTGGACGCCGGCACCATCGAACTCCTGCGCAGTCTCGGAAAAGAGATCGTCACCTCCGCGGATCTGGTCAGCCATTTCGAAGCTGTTCTTACCGATGACCAGCTCGCCACACACTACGTCGCTCAGCGACACATTGACGAGATCCTCGCTGCAGGATGGAGCGAGATAGGCACGCGCGCCCGCTCCGGCGGCACCGACGAACACGCCATGGTCGAATATCTGCAGGAGGCCATGTCTCGCGCTGGCCTCATCTGGGAGCACGGCCCCAACGTAAGCGCCGGTGCTAACTCTGCCGACTCGCACTACGAGCCCACCCTCGCCAACTCCCGTCCAATCAGAAAAGGCGACTTCGTTCTCATCGATATCTGGGCCAAGCTCGCAAACAATCCCGCCGCCGTCTGGTACGACATCACCTGGACCGGTGTCGTGGGCCGCGAGCCTACCGAGCGCGAGCACCTCATCTTCAACACCGTCCGCGATGCACGAGATGCCTCCATCAAAGCCGTGCAGAACGCCTTCGCCGCCAACAAGCCGATCGCAGGCTGGGAGGCCGACGACGCCTCACGCAACGTCATCCGCGCAGCTGGCTTCGCTGAGTGGTTCACGCACCGCACCGGGCACAACATCGGCACTGTTCTCCATGGCAACGGCGCACACCTCGACAACCTCGAGACCCACGACGAGCGTCTGCTCCTGCCTGACACCTGCTTCTCCGTCGAACCCGGCCTCTACTTCCCCGGAGAGTTCGGCGTTCGCAGCGAGATCGACATGATCGCCCGCAAAGGAAAAGCCGAGGTCACAGGCCGCATCCAGACTGAGTTGGTTCGCGTCTGA
- the infB gene encoding translation initiation factor IF-2, protein MSKVRINDLARELEVKSRPILDALEAIGVSGKTHSSSIEADQAEKVREYFKNGGRSGASRQQQADNKPKFDLSKVSKPGDALKAILERKQAEATAKAAPPPRPTPVVAAPPASTSVASAPARVVAAPTTPPSSAPVASAAPAHAAPPAPRRIVPLPRQGANIVAPAPAIASKPPAGAVIARPPVTSPAAVTPAADRPVVAAAPVAVAPPAAKPVPPPTPASEATPAPKSPVPATPAVEAAPSVAIEETPAPAAAAETEAEAIPATPATPPAPPARRVIMPQTGPRPIYTAPPVAPGTPQRGRPIFERPRPQSPGAPGSRPMSSTAPGARRPMHPTRTFPGGSGGPGGAPGRPGFTPGARPGFPARPGFGARPGGAPGGAPGVMPGPGEKPGMRPAARPASRRGGQRYEKTKEGPMKGFQPPPRFGGAQVSREPVPITRTITVTEGISVKDLAEKLDVRGKDLIATLLMKGVFVTVNQSLEGELVKDVARQFGADATIISVEEQLENEAIEGFLEDTTGMVEVVRSPVVTVMGHVDHGKTSLLDAIRSTDVAGGEAGGITQHIGAYKVKITKPDSPAFGREIVFLDTPGHEAFTRMRARGAKVTDIVVIVVAADDGVMPQTLEAIDHARAANVPIIVAVNKIDKPEANPSKVIQQLTARGLQPSNMGGDTEFVEVSAKKHINLDKLEEMICLVADVNEQKAQPDRPAVGTVIEAKLDRGRGAVASILVQNGTLRTGDSYIVGNTFGKIRAMFDDRGRPITEAGPSTPVEILGLEGMPDAGDTFLVMADRDKAKGIAQYRKMKEREAQLAKSSRVSLEGLAEQIKQAGMKDLNLILKGDVQGSVEVLADSLQRMSTEKVRVRVLHSGVGAITESDVLLASASNAVVIGFNVRPDRKAGEVAERENVEIRLHSIIYELQDEITKAMYGLLEPVFKENYAGRAEVLNVFKITKVGQIAGCRVTDGLIKRDQQVRLLREGAEVWKGKIASLKRFKDDVSEVRQGVECGIDLAGHKDIRVGDVIESFTTETLAAELGQNSAAARKAEKAEKEREAATAAAAHAENSVNA, encoded by the coding sequence ATGAGCAAAGTTCGAATTAACGATCTGGCACGAGAACTGGAAGTAAAGAGCAGGCCTATTCTGGACGCGCTCGAAGCAATCGGCGTGTCTGGAAAGACCCACTCCAGCTCCATTGAAGCCGATCAGGCCGAAAAGGTCCGGGAATACTTCAAAAACGGCGGAAGAAGCGGTGCTAGCCGGCAGCAGCAGGCCGACAACAAGCCCAAGTTCGACCTCTCCAAGGTCTCTAAGCCTGGCGACGCCCTCAAGGCCATCCTCGAGCGGAAACAAGCCGAGGCAACCGCGAAAGCCGCGCCCCCCCCGCGGCCCACTCCCGTCGTCGCCGCGCCCCCGGCCTCTACCTCGGTTGCGTCCGCGCCTGCGCGTGTCGTTGCAGCGCCAACAACGCCACCATCCTCGGCCCCGGTCGCATCGGCAGCACCTGCCCACGCGGCACCGCCAGCGCCCCGCCGCATCGTCCCTCTACCTCGCCAGGGCGCAAACATCGTCGCGCCTGCACCCGCCATCGCGAGCAAGCCACCCGCTGGCGCTGTCATCGCGCGCCCACCAGTGACTTCTCCGGCTGCAGTTACACCAGCCGCTGACAGGCCGGTCGTCGCTGCCGCTCCTGTTGCTGTTGCTCCGCCCGCTGCGAAACCAGTGCCTCCGCCCACCCCGGCCTCCGAAGCCACACCGGCACCGAAGTCTCCAGTCCCGGCAACTCCGGCAGTCGAAGCCGCGCCCTCTGTCGCGATAGAAGAAACCCCAGCGCCCGCCGCAGCAGCTGAGACTGAAGCCGAAGCCATACCTGCAACACCAGCGACTCCTCCCGCCCCCCCCGCTCGTCGCGTCATCATGCCGCAGACCGGTCCGCGTCCCATCTACACCGCACCTCCAGTCGCTCCCGGCACCCCACAGCGCGGCCGTCCCATCTTCGAGCGGCCCCGCCCTCAGTCGCCCGGCGCTCCGGGCTCCCGTCCGATGTCTTCGACGGCTCCCGGCGCACGTCGTCCGATGCATCCCACCCGCACCTTCCCCGGTGGCTCAGGCGGCCCCGGCGGCGCACCTGGCCGTCCCGGATTCACTCCCGGCGCACGTCCAGGCTTCCCTGCTCGTCCCGGATTTGGTGCTCGTCCCGGCGGCGCCCCAGGCGGTGCTCCCGGTGTGATGCCTGGCCCTGGCGAAAAGCCGGGAATGCGTCCCGCAGCACGCCCCGCGTCACGTCGTGGCGGACAGCGCTACGAAAAGACCAAGGAAGGCCCGATGAAGGGCTTCCAGCCGCCACCACGCTTCGGCGGCGCTCAGGTCTCCCGAGAACCGGTACCGATCACCCGCACCATTACGGTCACCGAAGGCATCAGCGTCAAGGATCTCGCCGAGAAGCTCGACGTTCGCGGCAAGGATCTCATCGCAACCCTCCTCATGAAGGGTGTCTTCGTCACCGTCAACCAGTCCCTTGAAGGCGAGTTGGTCAAAGACGTTGCCCGCCAGTTCGGCGCCGACGCCACCATCATCTCTGTCGAAGAGCAGCTCGAAAACGAAGCCATCGAAGGCTTCCTCGAAGACACCACCGGCATGGTCGAGGTCGTTCGCTCGCCCGTTGTCACTGTTATGGGCCACGTCGACCACGGTAAAACCTCGCTCCTCGACGCCATCCGCTCCACCGACGTCGCCGGCGGCGAAGCCGGAGGCATCACCCAGCACATCGGTGCCTACAAGGTCAAAATCACCAAGCCCGACTCTCCCGCCTTTGGTCGCGAGATCGTCTTCCTCGATACCCCTGGTCACGAAGCCTTCACCCGCATGCGTGCCCGCGGAGCCAAGGTCACCGACATCGTCGTCATCGTTGTCGCAGCCGACGACGGCGTCATGCCCCAGACCCTCGAGGCCATCGACCACGCCCGCGCCGCGAACGTTCCGATCATCGTCGCAGTCAACAAGATCGACAAGCCCGAGGCCAACCCCTCGAAGGTCATCCAGCAGCTCACCGCGCGCGGCCTTCAGCCTTCCAACATGGGCGGCGACACCGAGTTCGTCGAAGTCTCCGCGAAGAAGCACATCAACCTCGACAAGCTCGAAGAGATGATCTGCCTCGTAGCCGACGTCAACGAACAAAAGGCACAGCCCGATCGCCCTGCCGTCGGAACCGTCATCGAAGCCAAACTCGATCGCGGCCGCGGTGCCGTCGCCAGTATCCTCGTGCAGAACGGAACCCTCCGCACCGGAGACAGCTACATCGTCGGCAACACCTTCGGCAAAATCCGCGCAATGTTCGACGACCGTGGCCGCCCCATCACCGAAGCCGGTCCCTCGACCCCGGTCGAAATCCTCGGCCTCGAGGGCATGCCCGACGCAGGCGACACCTTCCTCGTCATGGCAGATCGCGACAAGGCCAAGGGCATCGCCCAGTACCGCAAGATGAAGGAGCGCGAGGCGCAACTCGCCAAGAGCTCCCGCGTCTCGCTCGAAGGCCTCGCCGAGCAGATCAAGCAGGCCGGCATGAAGGATCTCAACCTGATCCTCAAGGGCGACGTGCAAGGCTCCGTCGAGGTCCTCGCCGACTCGCTCCAGCGCATGTCCACCGAGAAGGTTCGCGTTCGCGTCCTTCACTCCGGCGTCGGCGCTATCACCGAGTCGGATGTGCTTCTCGCCTCCGCGTCGAACGCCGTCGTCATCGGCTTCAACGTCCGGCCTGATCGCAAAGCCGGTGAAGTTGCCGAGCGCGAAAACGTCGAGATTCGTCTGCACTCGATCATCTACGAGCTGCAGGACGAGATCACCAAGGCGATGTACGGCCTCCTCGAACCAGTCTTCAAGGAGAACTACGCCGGCCGCGCCGAAGTGCTCAACGTCTTCAAGATCACCAAGGTCGGCCAGATCGCCGGTTGCCGTGTCACAGACGGTCTCATCAAGCGCGATCAGCAGGTACGTCTCCTCCGCGAAGGTGCCGAAGTATGGAAGGGCAAGATCGCCTCCCTCAAGCGCTTCAAGGACGACGTTTCCGAAGTCCGTCAGGGCGTCGAGTGCGGTATCGATCTCGCCGGCCACAAGGACATCCGTGTCGGCGACGTCATCGAATCCTTCACCACAGAAACCCTCGCCGCCGAGCTTGGCCAAAACTCTGCCGCAGCTCGAAAAGCAGAGAAGGCCGAGAAGGAACGCGAAGCAGCCACCGCGGCCGCAGCCCACGCGGAAAACTCAGTCAACGCATAA
- the nusA gene encoding transcription termination factor NusA, with the protein MASVLYQSIETLSRDKGIEPAVVVGAVEDAIALATRKYYKTQENMRAEMDRETGEIRAYVFKTVVETHDQVEDDVNQMTLEQARELAPEVEVGGELRFYKDTTPLGRIAAQMAKQVIFQKVREAERDTVFNEYNHRAGEVLNATVKRLEPMDVIFDLGKAEARMPKREQSRLEQFAVGERVRVVLLRVDRAAKGPQVIVSRAAPGLVQNLFQSEVPEIYDGTVSIKAIAREAGERTKIAVMSRDKDVDPVGACVGMKGMRVQSIIRELRGEKIDIIEYSEEITTFAEKALQPAKVSRVSITDLADKQIEVIVDDTQLSLAIGKKGQNVRLAAKLLQWKIDIKSEEEKRQEVESQMQAMSGGPTTPIEQVSDLGEAILEKLIAAGITTVEALADMTPEQLEEVPGIGEKTVEKISVAVRHYFGQYEEGEERPASALSAASETEVSELLEEGSMEKTPEEILAAEAGVGTAHEVNNLSTEDIANTEEAESASDAFSDNDAREEQIELDNDTVDSLVDEAQEHSDEGIDDGNDRG; encoded by the coding sequence ATGGCAAGTGTTCTGTATCAATCGATTGAGACGTTAAGCCGCGATAAGGGAATCGAACCGGCCGTAGTGGTAGGCGCCGTCGAAGACGCCATCGCGCTCGCGACACGCAAGTATTACAAGACCCAGGAGAACATGCGCGCCGAGATGGACCGCGAAACCGGCGAGATCCGTGCCTATGTCTTCAAGACCGTCGTCGAAACCCATGACCAGGTCGAGGATGACGTCAACCAGATGACCCTCGAACAAGCTCGCGAACTCGCGCCCGAGGTCGAAGTCGGCGGCGAACTGCGCTTCTATAAGGACACCACCCCCCTCGGTCGCATTGCCGCGCAGATGGCTAAGCAGGTCATCTTCCAGAAGGTCCGCGAAGCGGAGCGCGATACCGTCTTCAACGAGTACAACCACCGCGCCGGCGAGGTCCTCAACGCCACCGTCAAGCGCCTCGAGCCCATGGACGTCATCTTCGACCTCGGCAAAGCCGAAGCCCGCATGCCCAAGCGCGAGCAGTCTCGCCTCGAGCAGTTCGCCGTCGGTGAGCGAGTTCGCGTCGTCCTGCTTCGCGTCGATCGCGCCGCCAAGGGCCCGCAGGTCATCGTCTCCCGCGCCGCCCCCGGTCTCGTCCAGAACCTCTTCCAGTCCGAGGTCCCGGAGATCTACGATGGTACCGTCAGCATCAAAGCCATCGCCCGCGAGGCTGGCGAACGCACCAAGATCGCCGTCATGAGCCGCGACAAAGATGTCGACCCGGTCGGCGCCTGCGTCGGCATGAAGGGCATGCGCGTCCAGTCCATCATTCGTGAGCTGCGCGGCGAAAAGATCGACATCATCGAGTACTCGGAGGAGATCACCACCTTCGCCGAGAAGGCCCTGCAGCCCGCAAAGGTCAGCCGCGTCTCCATCACCGACCTCGCCGATAAGCAGATTGAGGTCATCGTCGACGACACCCAGCTCTCTCTCGCCATCGGCAAGAAGGGCCAGAACGTCCGTCTCGCCGCCAAGCTCCTCCAGTGGAAGATCGATATCAAGAGCGAAGAGGAGAAGCGTCAGGAAGTCGAGAGCCAGATGCAGGCCATGAGCGGTGGTCCGACGACCCCGATCGAGCAGGTCTCCGATCTTGGCGAAGCCATCCTCGAGAAGCTCATCGCGGCCGGCATCACCACCGTCGAAGCCCTCGCCGACATGACCCCCGAACAGCTAGAAGAGGTCCCCGGCATCGGCGAAAAGACCGTCGAAAAGATCTCCGTCGCCGTTCGCCACTACTTCGGTCAGTACGAAGAAGGCGAAGAGCGCCCAGCTTCAGCCCTCTCTGCAGCCTCTGAAACCGAAGTCTCAGAGCTTTTAGAAGAAGGGTCCATGGAAAAGACCCCCGAAGAGATTCTCGCTGCCGAAGCCGGTGTTGGCACCGCACACGAAGTCAACAACCTATCCACCGAAGACATCGCGAACACCGAAGAAGCAGAATCGGCCAGCGACGCCTTCAGCGACAACGATGCACGCGAAGAACAAATCGAGTTAGATAACGACACCGTAGACAGCCTGGTTGACGAAGCCCAGGAGCACTCCGATGAAGGTATCGACGATGGAAACGATCGTGGTTAG
- the rimP gene encoding ribosome maturation factor RimP, with translation MAVQLDQIRATAERVAASHNLELVDVEFQGGVKFRTLRVFVEKNAVERAKLAELAASEAESNLPKGVPVEQLSGVTHEDCAVFAQDFGTVLDVEDLIPGAEYTLEVSSPGLERKLFRPEDFTRFQGSLVKLQTFTPVNKNRQWQGRLTKFSGGVLTIDLSAVKQKGKAKKAVTESTVDIALANVEKANLVAEI, from the coding sequence ATGGCAGTCCAGCTAGACCAAATTCGAGCAACCGCGGAGCGCGTCGCCGCCTCACACAATCTGGAACTCGTTGATGTGGAGTTTCAGGGCGGCGTCAAGTTTCGCACCTTGCGCGTCTTTGTAGAAAAAAATGCGGTAGAACGGGCCAAACTCGCCGAGCTCGCCGCCAGTGAAGCTGAATCGAATCTCCCGAAAGGTGTTCCGGTAGAACAACTCTCCGGGGTTACCCACGAGGATTGCGCTGTATTTGCACAGGATTTTGGCACGGTACTTGACGTAGAAGATCTGATCCCCGGGGCCGAGTACACCCTGGAGGTCTCCTCACCGGGGCTCGAACGAAAGCTGTTCCGCCCAGAGGACTTTACCCGGTTTCAAGGCAGTCTGGTCAAACTCCAGACCTTCACGCCGGTAAACAAGAACAGGCAGTGGCAAGGCCGTCTGACCAAATTTTCAGGCGGGGTACTTACGATCGACCTTTCTGCCGTCAAACAGAAAGGTAAGGCAAAGAAGGCTGTGACCGAATCGACCGTCGACATCGCATTAGCAAACGTCGAAAAGGCAAACCTGGTCGCGGAGATTTAG
- the guaB gene encoding IMP dehydrogenase — protein sequence MIISPIPEALTFDDVLLVPAYSDVVPTQVSTQTQLTRNITLSTPLMSAAMDTVTEARLAIAMAQQGGLGVVHRNLTIEQQAGEIDKVKRSESGMIVDPVTVVPDQTIADALEVMRRYKISGVPVTKNKKLVGILTNRDLRFVSRTDLTIDSVMTKTNLITVPVGTTLEQAEQILHQHRVEKLLVVNDDYELKGLITVKDIQKKLKYPNASKDSQGRLRVAGAIGATGDFLERAAALVAARVDALAIDSAHGHSSRVLEAVAAVKKAFPQIDLLAGNIATYEGAIALMDAGADAVKVGIGPGSICTTRMVTGAGMPQITAISEAFRAGQERGIPIIADGGIKYSGDVTKAIAAGASVVMMGSLFAGVDESPGETILYQGRSFKAYRGMGSLSAMAQGSGERYFQGKGDMEDAASTERPSLTARENGGSNRLAKFVPEGIEGRVPHRGPLEGMVYQLVGGLRSGMGYLGCGSIAELQANARFIRISNAGLRESHVHDVIITREAPNYHVE from the coding sequence ATGATCATCTCCCCGATTCCTGAAGCCCTTACGTTTGATGATGTTCTCCTTGTGCCTGCTTATAGTGACGTTGTCCCGACCCAGGTGAGTACGCAGACGCAGCTGACACGCAATATCACGCTGAGTACTCCGTTGATGTCGGCGGCGATGGATACGGTGACCGAGGCGCGGCTAGCGATTGCGATGGCACAGCAGGGCGGTTTGGGTGTGGTGCACCGAAATTTGACCATCGAGCAGCAGGCGGGTGAGATCGACAAGGTGAAGCGGTCGGAGAGTGGGATGATTGTGGACCCGGTAACCGTGGTGCCCGATCAGACGATTGCAGATGCGCTTGAGGTGATGCGGCGGTACAAGATCTCTGGTGTGCCGGTGACGAAGAATAAAAAACTGGTGGGGATTTTGACGAATCGCGATCTTCGGTTTGTTTCGCGGACCGATCTGACGATTGATTCGGTGATGACAAAGACGAACCTGATTACGGTGCCGGTGGGCACAACGCTCGAACAGGCGGAGCAGATTCTGCACCAGCATCGCGTCGAAAAGCTGCTGGTGGTCAATGACGACTATGAGTTGAAGGGCCTGATCACGGTCAAGGATATTCAGAAGAAGTTGAAGTACCCGAATGCGTCGAAGGATAGCCAGGGGCGGCTTAGGGTGGCGGGCGCGATTGGTGCTACAGGTGATTTTCTGGAGCGGGCTGCGGCGCTGGTGGCGGCGAGGGTGGATGCGCTCGCGATTGATTCGGCTCATGGACACTCTTCGCGGGTACTGGAAGCGGTTGCTGCAGTGAAGAAGGCGTTTCCGCAGATTGATCTGCTCGCGGGAAATATCGCGACGTACGAAGGCGCGATCGCGCTAATGGATGCGGGAGCCGATGCGGTGAAGGTTGGGATCGGGCCGGGATCAATCTGTACGACGCGGATGGTGACGGGAGCGGGTATGCCGCAGATTACGGCTATTTCCGAGGCGTTTCGCGCGGGGCAGGAGCGTGGGATTCCGATTATTGCGGATGGTGGGATCAAGTACTCGGGTGATGTGACGAAGGCGATTGCGGCGGGCGCGAGCGTGGTGATGATGGGATCGCTGTTTGCCGGAGTGGATGAGAGCCCAGGCGAGACGATTCTTTACCAAGGGCGTTCGTTCAAGGCTTATCGCGGGATGGGTTCGTTGTCGGCGATGGCACAGGGGTCCGGCGAGCGGTACTTCCAGGGCAAGGGCGACATGGAGGATGCGGCGAGCACGGAGCGTCCGTCGCTGACGGCTCGTGAGAACGGCGGCTCGAATCGGCTGGCGAAGTTTGTGCCTGAGGGGATTGAGGGACGGGTGCCGCATCGTGGGCCGCTTGAGGGCATGGTGTATCAGTTGGTGGGCGGATTGCGTTCCGGGATGGGTTATCTGGGATGCGGATCGATTGCTGAGTTGCAGGCCAATGCGCGATTCATTCGGATTTCAAATGCCGGTTTGCGCGAGAGCCATGTTCATGATGTGATCATCACGCGTGAGGCGCCTAACTATCACGTCGAGTAG
- a CDS encoding DUF2277 domain-containing protein, whose protein sequence is MCRNIKNLFNFDPPVTDEEIRDASLQFVRKISGFTKPSKANEAPFLSAVDEISLISGRLLAALETNAPPKDREEEAAKKKARSAERFAV, encoded by the coding sequence ATGTGCAGGAATATCAAAAACCTGTTCAACTTCGATCCGCCTGTTACGGACGAAGAGATTCGCGACGCGTCGCTCCAGTTTGTTAGAAAGATCAGCGGCTTTACCAAACCGTCGAAGGCGAACGAAGCTCCTTTTCTGTCCGCGGTCGATGAGATATCACTGATTTCGGGGCGTCTGCTTGCGGCACTCGAGACAAATGCGCCGCCTAAGGATCGAGAGGAAGAGGCAGCTAAGAAGAAGGCTCGCTCTGCTGAGAGATTTGCTGTTTGA
- a CDS encoding GNAT family N-acetyltransferase, which translates to MAVATQLEILDLRHFSARQLRPLLETESRVWEQRLRWNYQSSTELLLQYLDSRILPGFVALDRGRICGFTFCVYEGQKAVVGDAFAIGNDTAQMLQTTQTLLHQLLQLLQHSPGIQRIESQLLLYDAGSINEAFHAAGFSMYPRLFMEYNLDNTSPQARNEPNLPPNIDLLRWSADHYQAAAELIHECYLGHIDARINDQYCSLHGSLRFLHNIVRFPGCGVFEPDASWVLRDRSNGAMVGMLLCSRVASDVAHVTQLCIAPGWRGHGLGRAVLDYCSNHLARAGFAAITLTVTEANQQAVKLYQTHGFFIRHRFDAMVLDRANPTP; encoded by the coding sequence ATGGCCGTCGCGACCCAACTCGAGATACTGGACCTTCGCCACTTCTCGGCGCGCCAGCTTCGTCCCCTGCTCGAAACCGAGTCGCGCGTATGGGAGCAGCGACTCCGCTGGAACTATCAAAGCTCCACCGAACTCCTCCTGCAATATCTCGACTCCCGCATCCTGCCCGGCTTCGTTGCGCTCGACCGTGGACGCATCTGTGGTTTTACCTTCTGCGTCTACGAAGGTCAGAAGGCCGTCGTCGGTGATGCCTTCGCCATCGGAAACGATACAGCGCAGATGCTTCAGACCACGCAGACGCTGCTCCACCAGCTGCTGCAGCTCCTGCAACACTCCCCCGGCATCCAGCGCATCGAGTCGCAGCTACTTCTCTACGATGCTGGCTCAATCAACGAGGCCTTTCACGCCGCAGGTTTTTCGATGTATCCCCGCCTCTTCATGGAATATAACCTCGACAATACTTCGCCTCAGGCGCGAAACGAACCGAATCTCCCACCTAACATCGATCTGCTACGCTGGTCTGCAGACCACTATCAGGCCGCAGCCGAACTCATCCACGAGTGCTATCTGGGCCACATCGACGCCCGCATCAACGATCAATACTGCTCCCTGCACGGCTCACTTCGGTTCCTGCATAACATCGTCCGATTCCCTGGCTGCGGCGTCTTTGAGCCTGATGCCTCTTGGGTACTCCGCGATCGCAGCAACGGAGCCATGGTCGGAATGTTGTTATGTTCGCGCGTGGCCAGCGATGTCGCCCACGTCACCCAACTATGCATAGCACCAGGCTGGCGCGGACATGGACTTGGCCGAGCCGTGCTCGATTACTGCTCCAACCATCTTGCCCGCGCCGGCTTTGCCGCCATCACGTTGACAGTCACCGAGGCCAATCAGCAGGCTGTCAAGCTATACCAGACTCATGGCTTCTTCATCCGTCATCGCTTCGACGCCATGGTTCTCGACCGGGCCAACCCGACACCCTAA